One Hordeum vulgare subsp. vulgare chromosome 4H, MorexV3_pseudomolecules_assembly, whole genome shotgun sequence DNA window includes the following coding sequences:
- the LOC123448313 gene encoding uncharacterized protein LOC123448313 isoform X2 yields the protein MPAGFVSFECKVLPRGSHSGGVTYPDSDAWMKSGVPLCPFWTMGNFASSDASSSVKEAQRASATSCSLPDLISAPPVNCYQVPKGSRRKHWDSESIQDWLETAELVGPRVYSCSHCRNHVCLHDDIIFGRGGNGKSILCRGRGCEETCGSHPIFVKLSLYAIVHLLGHFSVHLHLHKYSVVHM from the exons ATGCCTGCCGGTTTTGTGTCGTTTGAGTGCAaggttcttcctcgcggctcccacTCGGGCGGAGTTACCTACCCTGACAGTGATGCCTGGATGAAATCTGGCGTGCCGCTCTGCCCATTCTGG ACAATGGGGAATTTCGCGTCcagtgatgcttcttcttcagtCAAAGAGGCACAAAGGGCATCAGCAACCAGCTGCTCACTGCCGGATCTAATCTCCGCGCCACCGGTGAACTGCTACCAGGTGCCCAAGGGCTCAAGGAGGAAGCACTGGGACTCTGAGAGCATCCAGG ATTGGTTGGAGACGGCGGAATTGGTCGGGCCACGGGTTTACAGCTGCAGCCATTGCCGGAACCACGTCTGCCTCCACGACGATATCATCTTTGGTCGAG GCggcaatggcaagagcatattgtgcagaggaagaggatgtgaagaaacttgtggttctcatccaatctttgtgaAACTCTCTTTATATGcgattgtgcacttgttgggtcatttttctgtgcacttgcacttgcacaaGTATTCAGTTGtgcacatgtaa
- the LOC123448313 gene encoding uncharacterized protein LOC123448313 isoform X1: MPAGFVSFECKVLPRGSHSGGVTYPDSDAWMKSGVPLCPFWTMGNFASSDASSSVKEAQRASATSCSLPDLISAPPVNCYQVPKGSRRKHWDSESIQDWLETAELVGPRVYSCSHCRNHVCLHDDIIFGREKRDGRTGSLNSLGVARRLVAHAPSHLFFSGIDPSHMTAATQKRQWQEHIVQRKRM; encoded by the exons ATGCCTGCCGGTTTTGTGTCGTTTGAGTGCAaggttcttcctcgcggctcccacTCGGGCGGAGTTACCTACCCTGACAGTGATGCCTGGATGAAATCTGGCGTGCCGCTCTGCCCATTCTGG ACAATGGGGAATTTCGCGTCcagtgatgcttcttcttcagtCAAAGAGGCACAAAGGGCATCAGCAACCAGCTGCTCACTGCCGGATCTAATCTCCGCGCCACCGGTGAACTGCTACCAGGTGCCCAAGGGCTCAAGGAGGAAGCACTGGGACTCTGAGAGCATCCAGG ATTGGTTGGAGACGGCGGAATTGGTCGGGCCACGGGTTTACAGCTGCAGCCATTGCCGGAACCACGTCTGCCTCCACGACGATATCATCTTTGGTCGAG AAAAAAGAGACGGGAGGACTGGTTCCCTTAACTCGCTGGGGGTAGCTCGCCGCCTGGTAGCACACGCCCCTTCACATCTGTTTTTCTCAGGAATCGACCCTTCACATATGACAGCAGCAACACAAAA GCggcaatggcaagagcatattgtgcagaggaagaggatgtga